One part of the Sorangiineae bacterium MSr11954 genome encodes these proteins:
- a CDS encoding molybdenum cofactor guanylyltransferase has protein sequence MTAGARRRPVLGIFVGGRARRMGGFPKGLLPVSASGETIVERMVRLAHACDLEAALVGDAASYAGVAPHVVVLADSPAGIGPLGGLAALLAHARREPALAVACDMPFVTEALVTRLRDAPMSAPIVAARRTPDGPFEPFLARYDTARVEPVLAERIGAGVRSFQQLFAACGAAEWPLAPEEQAAWNDWDTPEDLPDWARR, from the coding sequence ATGACGGCGGGGGCCCGCCGCCGGCCCGTTCTCGGGATCTTCGTCGGCGGGCGCGCCCGGCGCATGGGCGGATTTCCAAAGGGGCTTTTGCCGGTGTCGGCCTCGGGGGAGACCATCGTGGAGCGCATGGTCCGATTGGCGCACGCGTGCGATCTCGAGGCCGCGCTGGTGGGCGACGCGGCATCGTATGCGGGGGTGGCTCCGCACGTCGTGGTGTTGGCCGATTCGCCCGCGGGCATCGGCCCATTGGGCGGCCTGGCGGCGCTCTTGGCGCACGCGCGCCGTGAGCCGGCCCTCGCGGTCGCGTGCGATATGCCCTTCGTCACGGAGGCGCTCGTCACGCGCCTTCGGGATGCTCCCATGAGCGCGCCCATCGTGGCCGCGCGGCGCACGCCCGATGGGCCCTTCGAACCGTTTCTCGCCCGCTACGACACGGCGCGCGTCGAGCCGGTGCTGGCCGAACGAATCGGCGCGGGGGTGCGCTCGTTTCAGCAGCTCTTCGCCGCGTGCGGGGCGGCCGAGTGGCCGCTCGCGCCCGAGGAGCAGGCCGCGTGGAACGATTGGGATACCCCCGAGGATCTACCGGATTGGGCTCGCCGTTGA